The Candidatus Methylomirabilota bacterium genome segment CCCTGCGGCTGTACGTCGCCGGGCAGACGCCGAAATCGGTCGCCGCCTTTGCCAATCTGAAGACCATCTGCGAAGAGCACCTCAAGGGTCAATACACGATCCAGGTGATCGACCTGCTACAGAATCCACAACTGGCGCACGGCGACCAGATCCTGGCCCTCCCCACGCTGGTGCGCGAACTGCCCACGCCGGTGCGCAAGATCATCGGCGATCTGTCGAACACTGACCTTCCCCCGGTTTCCTGG includes the following:
- a CDS encoding circadian clock protein KaiB, which produces MKTQSATPRAQPRAVGAKVWTLRLYVAGQTPKSVAAFANLKTICEEHLKGQYTIQVIDLLQNPQLAHGDQILALPTLVRELPTPVRKIIGDLSNTDLPPVSW